The nucleotide sequence GCTCTTGCGCTCCCGCGGCCGACGCACGCGACCGTCACGTTTTCCGGCCAGCCGCGCCGCCGCGCGCGCACGAGATTCATGGCCTTCTCGACCGCGTTCGGGCTGATAAAGATCGCCAGGTCGAACCGCTCGAGGCGGTCGACGATAGCGAGGAGCAGTGCGTTGTCGATCGGCTCCGCGATCTCGATTACGGGAAAGCGAATGGCGCGCCCGCCCGCCTCTTCGATCAGGCGCACCAGGCGATCCGCCTGGTGCGCCGGTCGCGTGACGAGAACGCCCGTGCCGGCGAGGTCAGATGCCCCCACGGCCGTAGACCTGGTCGAGGATCGTCCGGGCGCCGCGCGCCAGCAGATCGTGCGCCAGCGCCGCGCCCAGGCGCTCGGCCTCGGACGCCGGCCCGCGCATCTCGCCCCGCACGATCCGGCTGCCGTCGGGGTCGCCGACCAGCCCGCGCAAGCGCAGCTCGCCGTCCGCGAGCTCGGCGTAACCGCCGATCGGCACCTGGCAGCCCCCCTCGAGGTGCGCATTGAAGGCGCGCTCGGCGCTGACGCAGACGCGGGTCTGTTCGTGTTCGAGGCCGGCGAGCAGCCGGTTGGTTTCCGCATCGTCCTCGCGGCACTCGATACAGATCGCGCCCTGGCCGACCGCCGGGAGGCTCTCCTCGGTCGAGAGGAAGCTCCGGATGCGTTCCCCGAAACCGAGCCGCTTGAGCCCGGCGGCCGCGAGAATCACCGCGTCGTACCCGCCCGCATCGAGCTTGGCAAGGCGCGTGTTCACGTTTCCGCGCAGGTTCACGACCGCAAGGTGCGGCCAGCGGGCGCGGAGCTGGCACTGCCGGCGGAGGCTCGAGGTGCCGACGCGCGCCCCGGGAGGGAGCAGGTCGACGCGCGCGTGGCGCGCCGAGACGAAGGCGTCCCGCGGATCCGCGCGCTCGCAGACGGCGGCGATGTGCAGGCCGGCCGGCAACGTGACCGTGAGGTCCTTCATGGAATGCACGGCGAGGTCGACGCGTCTCTCGAATAGCGCCTGTTCGAGCTCTTTGATAAAAAGCCCCTTGCCGCCCACGGTCGCGAGCGGGCGATCGAGGATGCGGTCGCCCTCCGTCGTGATCTTGACGAGCTCGACGGCGAGGCCGGGGTGGAGGCGCTGCAGACGATCGCGCACGTACTCGGCCTGCCACAGGGCGAGTGCGCTCTTGCGTGTACCGATGCGTAGGGTCTTCAAGGATGAAACCTGCGGGGCGAAAGCGGCTCTAAACCGGAATCCGCCATTATAAGGTCAATCCCGGCCGGTGCCGGGAGGGGTGAGTGCATGTTTGGACGTGTCTTCGGGATATGGCTCGCGCTCGTGGCTGGCGCGGCCTCGGCGACCGAGCTGCCGATGGCGAGCGACCTGCGCGCCGACGCGCGGCATGCCGCTCGCTACGGTACCCCCATACTGGTCTTCTTCGCGGCCGACTCCTGCCCCTTCTGCCACCAGGTCGAGGACCTGCACCTGCGCCCGATGCACGTTCGCGGTACCTACGGCGACAGGGTGTTGATACGTGTGGTGCGCACCGAGCGCGCACAGGCGATGACCGACTTCGACGGCCGGCGCACCGACCACGGCAGCTTCGCGCGGCGCGAGGGTGCGACGTTCACGCCGACGGTGCGGCTCTACGGCCCGGGCGGCCAGGAACTGGCACGCCCGATCATCGGCTACTCGGCCGATTTCTACTCCGGAATGCTCGAGCAGGCGATCGACGATGCGCTCGCCCGCTTGCGCTCGCAAGCGCAAGCGGGCAGCCCTTCCGGCTTCTAGCCGGCGGCGGCAACGGCCGGGCGGTTGCGTGCCCAGCGGCGGACCGCCGCGGTGTGGCGCCGGCTCACGTCGAGCTTCTTTTCCACGCCGCGCAGGGCGACCTGCCAGGTGCCGACCGGGCTTTTCTCGATTCCCTTGATGAACTGCGTGGCCACCAGCGCGTTGCGGTGAATGCGCAGGAACCGCTCGCCGAATTCCTTCTCGAGGTTGACGAGCGAATCCTCGATCAGGTGCTCCTCGGTGGCCGTCCGCACCACGACGTACTTGCTGTCCGCCAGGAAGTAGGCGATGTCCGGCACGGGGACGAGCCGGATGTTGCCGCGCAGGTGCACGCTGATGTGCGTGCGGCTCGGCATGTCCTTGCGCGCGTGGTGGATCTCCTGGATCTGGCGCATCGTGAGCTTGCGCGCCTTCGTGAGCGCGTTCGCAAGCCGGTCCTTGCGGATCGGCTTGAGCAGGTAATCGACCGCATTCACGTCGAACGCGTCGAGCGCGTGCTGGTCGTAGGCGGTCGTGAAGATGACGCTCGGGGGATGCTCCATTCCCATGAGGTGCATGGCCGCCTCCAGACCGTCCATGCCGGGCATTCGGATGTCCATGAGGAGCACGTCCGGGTTGAGCTCCGAGGCCTTCTCCACCGCTTCGGCGCCGTTCATGGCCTCGCCGATGACGGTATAGCCGCCGATGTCGGACAGGAGCTCGCGCAGGCGGTCACGGGCCAGCTTTTCGTCGTCTACGATCAACACTCTCATAGGTTTCCTCCACGTGTCGGCAGTACGACGGTCACGCGGAACACGCCGTTCTCCTCGCCGGCATCGAGCACGGCGGCGTCGCCGTAATGGCTCTGCAGGCGGGAACGAAGGTTCTCGAGCGTACGGCTTTCCGCCGCGGCCGACTTGGACTTGGTAGGGGGACAGGGATTAACGACCTGGATGTGGATTTTATCATTGTCCTCCCAGAGCCTGACGCCCACCGTCCCTCCCGACGGCCACGGCTCGATGCCGTGGTGGATGGCGTACTCCAGGAGCGGCTGCAGCGTCAGCACCGGCATCGCCGCCTTGCGCGGAAAGGTGCCGACCTCCCAGTCGACGTGCAGCCGCTGGTCCAGGCGCAGGGTCTCGAGCGCCACGTACTTCCGGGCCACATCGACCTCTTTCTTCACCGGGACCAGCATTTCGTCTTCGCTCAGCATCATCCGGAACAGGTCCGCCATGTCCTCGACCGCGCGCTCGGCCCGGGCGGGCTCGTTGCGCGTCAGCGAAGCGATGATGTTGAGTGCGTTGAACACGAAGTGCGGCCGGATGCGCGACTGCAGCGCCTGGATCCGGGCGCGCGCCTCCGACAGCGTGCGTTGCGTGAGCTCGTGCTTGTTCACGAGGTAGCGCAGGGCGAGCGCGTTGACGACCGCGCTCACCGTGAAGTTCTGGATGTGAAAATAGGCGTACCACTCGGGCCGGGCCGTGCTCAGCTGGCCCATGCCCCACAGCAGCCACAACGCGGCCTCGCTCACGGCGAGCGTCACGAGCAGGAGCAGCGCGTAGCTCATCAGCAGCGAGCGCGTGCGCGGCAGGCGGTTGAGCCACGGCCGGGCCTGACACAGGACGGCGACGCTCGTGAGCGCGATCCACTGTACGAACAGCGAAATCAGCAGCAGGTCCTGAAAGAGCGAGAGCGAGATGCGCCGAGTGACGAGCGTGATCACGATCGCCAGCATCTCGGCGATGATGGCGACGTTGATAACGACGTGGGCGGCGCAGAAGTCGGGGAGGAATTTGACTTCGACCGGGTCGCGCGCGGCGCCCTGCGCGGGCGTCTGGCCGACCAGCGAGTCGGCGACCCGTCGCGCGAACCCGCCCAGGGTCTGGCGAAGCGCCGAGAGCTCCATTACTGGCCCCGCACGATCGGCATCTTGATCTTCACGTGGTACTGCCCTCCCTCCTCGAAGGTCTGCAGGTTCGCCGTCGCGCCGAACTGCGTCGTCAGACGCTGGCGGGTGTTCTCCTGCGCGAGCTTGTTTCCCCGCCCGTGCGTGTTCTTGGGGAGCTCGGGAAGCGGGTTGCTGATGAGGATGTTGAGTGTCTCGCCCTCGGCCCACATGTCGATCTTGATGGTCCCGCCGGCGAAACGCGGCTCGATGCCGTGGTAGATCGCGTTCTCGAGCAGCGGCTGCAGGGTGAGCGCGGGGATCAGCGCCGATCGCGGGATATTGGGGCTTACGTTCCAGATGACGCTCAGGCGGTCGCCGAGGCGAATCTTCTCGATCTCGAGGTACTGCCGCGAGATCTCGCGCTCGGCCGAAAGCGGCACGAGCTTGCGCGCGTCGGCGAGCAGCACCCGGAAGAGATCGGCGAGATCGTGCAGCACGGCCTCGCCCTTCTCGGGGTTGCTGCGCGTGAGACTGGCGACGCTGTTCAGGCTGTTGAAGAGAAAGTGCGGGCGGATGCGCGATTGCAGTGCCTGCATGCGCGCCTCCTGCTGGGCGCGCGACTCGCTTTCAGCCCGGTGCTGGACCGCGAAGTAGCGCATGCCGAGTATTCCGATGATGCCGGCCACCATCAGGCTGCGCACGATGAGCGATTCGCGCCATGCCGGCCAGCGCTCGGGGATGAGCCCGAGGTCGTGCAGGGCGAAGATCATCCCGTCCGTGCCGATCGCCGTGACCAGCAGCAGGAGAAGCACGACCAGCAGCGCCCCCACGCTCACCGAGGTGCGCCGGAGCAGGGGCGCGGCGAGCTTGAGGATCACCACCGCGAACAGCGAAATCGAGATGGCGAAGGCGGACAGGAGGTTGAGGTCCTGCCAGGCCTGTTCGTCGAACACGGGGTTGCGACCGATCGTGATGATGATCGCGATGATTTCGGCGAGCAGGATGAACCGGATGGCCATGCCGAAGGAGCCGAAGTCCGGAAGAAAATGCTGCGGCGGGGCCGCATGAGCCTGTTCGCGTGGCATGGGGATGCTGTCTCTGGCGCCTCGGCTGAACCGGTCGTGAGTTCCCGCGGGAGCGTGGAACGGGAACGAGCCCAGGACGGGCGGTGTTTTAACGTAAAGGACGCAGTCTTCGCAAGGACGCCGCCCGCACCGCCCCTCGCGCCCAAGTATAGATTTGGCCGGCCACCCGCGGACCGGCGGCTCAGTACGCGCGCGGAAGGCGCGTCAAGTATACTTTGACCCCGTTGGCCGCCCACAAAAAAAACCCCCGTACGAGACGGGGGTCGGAAGACCTGATTCGGCATTCGGGGTGGGGGTGCACAAAGGAGAGTCCGAATCAGGCAGTCACTGTAGGGAACATAGCCCGGGAGGCCGGGGACAACAATGCAGGACCGATAATCGGGAGGCCGCCACGGATGGACGGCGGACGCGTCGCACCGGCGATACGGCCGCCTCGGCGCGGACGGTAGAGCGGACATGATCAAAGAAAAGCTTTGGGGCGGGCGCTTTACGGAAGCGACCGACGCCCTGGTCGAGCGCTTCACGAGCTCGGTCGATTTCGACCGCAGGCTCGCCCACTACGACATCGCCGGTTCCATCGCGCATGCGCGCATGCTCGGGCACGTCGGCGTCCTGACCGAAGGGGAATGCAACGCCATCCGGCGCGGACTCGAGCAGATCGAGGCCGAGATCGAGCGCGGCGAATTCGCCTGGAGCGCCGAGCTCGAGGACGTGCACATGAACATCGAGGCGCGCCTGACGCAGCGCATCGGCGAGGCGGGCAAGAAACTGCACACCGGCCGCTCGCGCAACGACCAGGTGGCGACCGATCTCCGGCTCTACCTGCGCGACGGCATAGACGCGGTGCTCGAAGCGCTGCGGGAACTGCAGGTCGTGGTCCTCGATGTCGCGGAGCGCGAGGCGGAAACCATCCTTCCCGGCTTCACGCACCTGCAGATCGCCCAGCCCGTGACTTTCGGCCACCACCTGCTCGCGTGGTTCGAGATGCTCACGCGCGACGCGGAGCGGATGCGGGATTGCCGCCGCCGGGTGAACGTGATGCCGCTGGGCGCCGCCGCGCTCGCCGGCACGAGCTTCCCCATCGACCGCGCGTACACGGCCGAGCTCCTCGGCTTCGAGGCGGTCGCCGAAAATTCGCTCGATGCCGTGTCCGATCGCGACTTCGCGATCGAATTCGTGCACGCCTGTGCGCTGTTGATGACCCACCTCTCGCGCATGTCCGAGGAACTGATCCTCTGGTCCTCGTCCCCGTTCGGGTTCGTCGAGCTCGCCGACGCCTACTGCACCGGCTCGTCGATCATGCCGCAAAAGAAGAACCCCGATGTGCCCGAGCTCGTCCGCGGCAAGACCGGGCGGGTCCTCGGTCACCTGGTCGGACTGTTCGCGATCATGAAAGGGCAGCCGCTCGCGTATAACAAGGACAACCAGGAGGACAAGGAGCCGGTCTTCGACAGCCTGGACACCGTTCTCGCCTGCCTGCGCGTCTACGCGGGCCTGGTTTCGACGTTGCGGGTGGGGCGCGAGCGGATGCGGGAGGCGGCGCGGCTCGGCTACGCGACCGCAACCGATCTCGCGGACTACCTCGTCCGAAAGGGGGTGCCCTTCCGCGACGCGCACGAGATTGTCGGCCGCGCCGTGCGGCACGCGATCGAAAGCGGCCGCGATCTCTCGGCGCTTACGCTCGCCGAGCTGAAGGAGTTCGGGCCGGGAATCGAGGCGGACGTGCAGGCGGTGCTCACCCCGGAGGGGTCGGTGCGGGCGCGTGACCACTACGGCGGGACGGCGCCGACGCAGGTGCGCGCCGCGCTGGCGCGGGCCCGCTCGCGGCTCGCGTCCGGGCCAGGCTGATGGCGGGAGGATGGCGGGACTGGCGCCCGTTTCCGGGCGCCGCGCGGGAGGCGCCGGAGCGCTTCGGGCGCAGGGCGAGCGACCGCCGCCACGGGGACCGGCGCACAGCCGGACGGCGGCGCACCGATCGCAGCCGCGTCGTCGGCTGGGAGGAACAGCGCGCCCAGTTCGTCACCCGTTACCTGTTCGGCACGCTCGGTCTCGCGTACTTCAATTGGGGCGAGCCGGTCGCGCGCAGCCTGGCGTACTTGTACGCCATCAACGTGGTTCACGTCGTTTACCTGGCGTTGACCACGGTTTACCTGGTACACGCCTGGCGCCACAGTCAGTCCGAGATGCGCCGGCGGCTGGCGATGTGGACCGACCTGGCCGGCGTCTCCGCCGCCGTGCTCGCCGACGCCAACGTCATGTCGCCGGCCTACCTGGTGTATCTGGTGATCATCCTCGGCAACGGGATGCGTTACGGTCTGCGGGCGTTTGCGGAGGCGGCGTTGGGCAGCTTTCTGCTCGCCCTGCTCGTGCTCGTGGTGCGGTTTCCGGATTACCTCCAGTCGCTGTCCGTGGTGTCGGTCTTCTTCATGCTGTTCGTGGCCATCATCGTTCTCTACTCGTACTCGCTCATGGTGAACATCGAGCGCGCGCACCGCACGCTCGAGGCGGCTAGCCGCAACGATGCCCTGACCGGGCTGCTCAACCGTCGCGGGCTGACGGAGCATGCGGAAGGCCTCTTCAAGTCGCTCGCGCGCGGGCAGGGCCCGGTGGCCGTGCTCTTCGCCGACGTCGACGGCTTCAAGGCGGTGAACGACGCCTACGGGCACGACGCGGGCGACGAGGTCCTGAAGCGCGTCGCCCACGCCATCACCGCGACGGTGCGCGCGTCGGATCTCGTGTCCCGGTTCGGGGGCGACGAGTTCGTGGTCATCATGCCGGAGACCAACCTGGACCAGGCCGCGGTGGTGGCGAAGCGCCTGCAGGCGGTTGTCATGGCCGCGGGCGACGGTCGCGTTTCGCTCAGCCTGACGATCGGGATGGGCGTCGCGCCGGACCACGGCGTGGACCTCGACAGCGTGATCAAGTGCGTCGACGCGGCGATGTACGAGGGCAAGCTGGCGTGCGGAAAGGCCGTCATTCGGCGCGTCGACGGGGTGGCGGTGGCGTGATGCGCGACCTGGACGAACTGAAGGAGCGCCTGCGGGCATTCGCGCGCGACCGGGACTGGGAGCAGTACCATTCGCCGAAAAACCTGAGCATGGCGCTCATTGTCGAGGCGGCCGAGCTCGTGGAACACTTCCAGTGGCTTACCGAGGCGCAGAGCCGCGCGCTGGCGCCGGAATCCCGGGCGGCCGTCGAGCAGGAGGTGGCGGATGTGTTCATTTACCTCGTCCGGCTCGCGGATCTGCTGGGAATCGATCTCATGGTAGCGGCGGAGCGGAAGATCGGGCTCAACGAAAAGAAGTATCCGGCCGATCGCGTGCGCGGGAGCGCCGCGAAGTATCACGCCTATGCCCCCGAGGCGCCCGGT is from Sulfurifustis variabilis and encodes:
- the hemC gene encoding hydroxymethylbilane synthase → MKTLRIGTRKSALALWQAEYVRDRLQRLHPGLAVELVKITTEGDRILDRPLATVGGKGLFIKELEQALFERRVDLAVHSMKDLTVTLPAGLHIAAVCERADPRDAFVSARHARVDLLPPGARVGTSSLRRQCQLRARWPHLAVVNLRGNVNTRLAKLDAGGYDAVILAAAGLKRLGFGERIRSFLSTEESLPAVGQGAICIECREDDAETNRLLAGLEHEQTRVCVSAERAFNAHLEGGCQVPIGGYAELADGELRLRGLVGDPDGSRIVRGEMRGPASEAERLGAALAHDLLARGARTILDQVYGRGGI
- a CDS encoding nucleotide pyrophosphohydrolase, encoding MRDLDELKERLRAFARDRDWEQYHSPKNLSMALIVEAAELVEHFQWLTEAQSRALAPESRAAVEQEVADVFIYLVRLADLLGIDLMVAAERKIGLNEKKYPADRVRGSAAKYHAYAPEAPGSVPDDGRDGD
- a CDS encoding thioredoxin family protein, which codes for MFGRVFGIWLALVAGAASATELPMASDLRADARHAARYGTPILVFFAADSCPFCHQVEDLHLRPMHVRGTYGDRVLIRVVRTERAQAMTDFDGRRTDHGSFARREGATFTPTVRLYGPGGQELARPIIGYSADFYSGMLEQAIDDALARLRSQAQAGSPSGF
- a CDS encoding sensor histidine kinase gives rise to the protein MPREQAHAAPPQHFLPDFGSFGMAIRFILLAEIIAIIITIGRNPVFDEQAWQDLNLLSAFAISISLFAVVILKLAAPLLRRTSVSVGALLVVLLLLLVTAIGTDGMIFALHDLGLIPERWPAWRESLIVRSLMVAGIIGILGMRYFAVQHRAESESRAQQEARMQALQSRIRPHFLFNSLNSVASLTRSNPEKGEAVLHDLADLFRVLLADARKLVPLSAEREISRQYLEIEKIRLGDRLSVIWNVSPNIPRSALIPALTLQPLLENAIYHGIEPRFAGGTIKIDMWAEGETLNILISNPLPELPKNTHGRGNKLAQENTRQRLTTQFGATANLQTFEEGGQYHVKIKMPIVRGQ
- a CDS encoding LytR/AlgR family response regulator transcription factor, whose translation is MRVLIVDDEKLARDRLRELLSDIGGYTVIGEAMNGAEAVEKASELNPDVLLMDIRMPGMDGLEAAMHLMGMEHPPSVIFTTAYDQHALDAFDVNAVDYLLKPIRKDRLANALTKARKLTMRQIQEIHHARKDMPSRTHISVHLRGNIRLVPVPDIAYFLADSKYVVVRTATEEHLIEDSLVNLEKEFGERFLRIHRNALVATQFIKGIEKSPVGTWQVALRGVEKKLDVSRRHTAAVRRWARNRPAVAAAG
- the argH gene encoding argininosuccinate lyase → MIKEKLWGGRFTEATDALVERFTSSVDFDRRLAHYDIAGSIAHARMLGHVGVLTEGECNAIRRGLEQIEAEIERGEFAWSAELEDVHMNIEARLTQRIGEAGKKLHTGRSRNDQVATDLRLYLRDGIDAVLEALRELQVVVLDVAEREAETILPGFTHLQIAQPVTFGHHLLAWFEMLTRDAERMRDCRRRVNVMPLGAAALAGTSFPIDRAYTAELLGFEAVAENSLDAVSDRDFAIEFVHACALLMTHLSRMSEELILWSSSPFGFVELADAYCTGSSIMPQKKNPDVPELVRGKTGRVLGHLVGLFAIMKGQPLAYNKDNQEDKEPVFDSLDTVLACLRVYAGLVSTLRVGRERMREAARLGYATATDLADYLVRKGVPFRDAHEIVGRAVRHAIESGRDLSALTLAELKEFGPGIEADVQAVLTPEGSVRARDHYGGTAPTQVRAALARARSRLASGPG
- a CDS encoding sensor domain-containing diguanylate cyclase, which translates into the protein MAGGWRDWRPFPGAAREAPERFGRRASDRRHGDRRTAGRRRTDRSRVVGWEEQRAQFVTRYLFGTLGLAYFNWGEPVARSLAYLYAINVVHVVYLALTTVYLVHAWRHSQSEMRRRLAMWTDLAGVSAAVLADANVMSPAYLVYLVIILGNGMRYGLRAFAEAALGSFLLALLVLVVRFPDYLQSLSVVSVFFMLFVAIIVLYSYSLMVNIERAHRTLEAASRNDALTGLLNRRGLTEHAEGLFKSLARGQGPVAVLFADVDGFKAVNDAYGHDAGDEVLKRVAHAITATVRASDLVSRFGGDEFVVIMPETNLDQAAVVAKRLQAVVMAAGDGRVSLSLTIGMGVAPDHGVDLDSVIKCVDAAMYEGKLACGKAVIRRVDGVAVA
- a CDS encoding sensor histidine kinase, with the protein product MELSALRQTLGGFARRVADSLVGQTPAQGAARDPVEVKFLPDFCAAHVVINVAIIAEMLAIVITLVTRRISLSLFQDLLLISLFVQWIALTSVAVLCQARPWLNRLPRTRSLLMSYALLLLVTLAVSEAALWLLWGMGQLSTARPEWYAYFHIQNFTVSAVVNALALRYLVNKHELTQRTLSEARARIQALQSRIRPHFVFNALNIIASLTRNEPARAERAVEDMADLFRMMLSEDEMLVPVKKEVDVARKYVALETLRLDQRLHVDWEVGTFPRKAAMPVLTLQPLLEYAIHHGIEPWPSGGTVGVRLWEDNDKIHIQVVNPCPPTKSKSAAAESRTLENLRSRLQSHYGDAAVLDAGEENGVFRVTVVLPTRGGNL